Genomic DNA from Deltaproteobacteria bacterium:
TATGATCCCAGGGTCCTCAAAGGCATGGGGCTCGCGTATGCCACTTCAGATCGGGGCGCCTGCCATCTGAGGGCCACCATTTTTAAGGCCGAACTTACCGGTATGATTGCCCCTGATGCCATTGAAGGCAAGGCAGACATGTTTGTGGACTTTGAGGATCGTCACAATCTTTTTGACGCCTTGATCCTGTGTCGTTTCTATCGGGACCTTTACCCATGGGAATTCCTGTGTGAAATCGTGGAAGGGGCCACTGGCTTGAAGGCCGATCAGGCAATGCTCCAGGCCATAAGCGCCAATATCTCGAATGTGGTGCGTCGATTCAACCTGAGAGAGGGGCTAAGACGAGAAGACGATCGGCTTCCGGGGCGCCTTCACAAAGAGGCCTTGGCGACCGGGCGCCATATGGATGAGGCTGACCTCGAAAAGATGGTTGGTGATTACTATCGCCTCAGGGGCTGGGATGAGCAGGGCTGTCCAGAATGACCCGCATTTTCTCGGAAAGTTGTTTCATAGAAAAGGGCTTCTGGATAAAATCATTACAACCCCGTGAAAGTGTCTGTCTTGTCTCTTCGTCCATGCAGTATCCGCTGGAAATGAGAACCTTGATGTTGGGGTTGATTTTCCTCAATCTGTCATAGGCGTTGCCGCCTGTCATGTCCGCCATATTCATATCAAGGATTACCATATCAATCTCGTCCTTGTTTTTTCTATAGATCTCAATGGCTTCCTTGCAAGTCCTCGCGATCAATGCCTTGTATCCCATAGCCTGCACCATCTGTTGACCAACATCAATGAGCATATCCTCATTATCGACAAGAAGCACGGTCTCTGTGTCTCTGAATAGCTCCCCGGACACGCCCTTTTGTCTTGAGACCCCGTTCTGATTCAGCCCGTTCTGGTTCAGACTGGACGCCCTTGTCGGGTCTTTGCTGTTTCTCGGTACATCCAGGAGTCGTTTGGTGAGGTTGACCCATTCTTGCATCTTACCCTCTATCCCCATAAGATGCTCAAAATAAGGATGGCTGGAGTCAATATCTTTAAGCATCAAAGAGAGCCGTTCGTTGATGCCGGCAAAAAGACTGTCGAATTCGTGGAAAATATTGCCTGGCGTGGGGTCGGTGGACTTTCCTTGTGCATCGTCGCCGGCAGCAGCGTGCATCTCGGGAGGCTTTCTTGGGGGCTCTTCATGAAGCCGTTCAGCACCTTGATCCTGCACGCTGGTGTGGTTCTTGTTTTTTACCACCCGGCCCTCCGGCGGCCGGGAAAAGCCTCTTTTCAGCGCGGGCCTCAGGTGAGGAGCCTTGAGGGGCTTCTTGTCCCACCACACCTCGTATTCACAGTACGGTCCGCCTTTAAAATAACACACCCTCTCCCACAACCTGGCCGGGGGAAGATGGAACATGGTGGGCATTGCCTGGTGCATGCCTTTGGCGAACATACAGAAATCCTGACTGAGAGGAAGGTCCTTGGACCAGTGAAGGCGGACTAACGAGTGGGTGTTTGAGACCGAGACGATTTCGATTCTATTTCCGGCAAAAAGCTTATCATGTATTTCTTGTACTCTTTGAACAGCACGTTTTGGGCCAAAAAAGGGGCGGAGCAATCTCCGCCGAATACTATTTACCTCTATTTGCTTTCCGTGTCTAAAGGCTGCCTTGAACACGGCCATGTCGTCCGAAGTGGCCTTCCTGGCCTGCTCCATTACATGCCGGCACACATCAATACTGACGTGGTTTTGGGGATTGCTCAGAAAATGCTCGGGGTCTTCCCCTTGCGGGAGTTCCCCCTTGAGTGGCGCCCAGAGCAGGTGCAAGTTCTCAGGCCTGTTGATTCTTACGTAGTCTATAAGTGCCTTGGTGGCTAGGCAGCTTATTTTACTCATAGCATGGCACTTTAGCACAGGTTGGCTTGCCGCAAATAGCGGAAAAGGGCCTTTTATAAACTTTGATACTTTGA
This window encodes:
- a CDS encoding response regulator; this translates as MSKISCLATKALIDYVRINRPENLHLLWAPLKGELPQGEDPEHFLSNPQNHVSIDVCRHVMEQARKATSDDMAVFKAAFRHGKQIEVNSIRRRLLRPFFGPKRAVQRVQEIHDKLFAGNRIEIVSVSNTHSLVRLHWSKDLPLSQDFCMFAKGMHQAMPTMFHLPPARLWERVCYFKGGPYCEYEVWWDKKPLKAPHLRPALKRGFSRPPEGRVVKNKNHTSVQDQGAERLHEEPPRKPPEMHAAAGDDAQGKSTDPTPGNIFHEFDSLFAGINERLSLMLKDIDSSHPYFEHLMGIEGKMQEWVNLTKRLLDVPRNSKDPTRASSLNQNGLNQNGVSRQKGVSGELFRDTETVLLVDNEDMLIDVGQQMVQAMGYKALIARTCKEAIEIYRKNKDEIDMVILDMNMADMTGGNAYDRLRKINPNIKVLISSGYCMDEETRQTLSRGCNDFIQKPFSMKQLSEKMRVILDSPAHPSP